One segment of Nostoc piscinale CENA21 DNA contains the following:
- a CDS encoding nuclear transport factor 2 family protein, which translates to MSSTTIETIIAAYFSNITAMNPEGWIVNFAEDAVSHDPVGEPPVKIREDYHRFIGQLQAVFEKLAATTEHIFVAANEAAVKWTMQGVSKTGKSVSFEGITIFEINQDGKIQTTRAYWNPKQLVAQLRG; encoded by the coding sequence ATGTCAAGCACCACCATTGAAACCATAATTGCAGCCTACTTTAGCAACATTACCGCAATGAATCCAGAAGGCTGGATAGTGAACTTTGCTGAAGATGCGGTGAGTCATGATCCAGTTGGTGAACCCCCTGTCAAGATTCGGGAAGATTATCACCGATTTATCGGGCAATTGCAAGCTGTATTTGAGAAACTAGCCGCAACAACTGAACATATTTTTGTCGCTGCTAATGAAGCAGCCGTCAAGTGGACAATGCAGGGAGTAAGTAAAACTGGTAAATCAGTCAGCTTTGAAGGAATCACCATTTTTGAGATTAACCAAGACGGCAAAATTCAAACAACCCGCGCCTACTGGAACCCCAAACAATTGGTAGCACAGTTGCGGGGGTAA
- a CDS encoding beta-lactamase hydrolase domain-containing protein, translating into MTNTKKISDDLSAAGQITPEQLQQAASEGFKSVINLRSPDEQGFLSDEQQQAEAAGLKYANVPLKPTEPNHELTKAALEEIADLPKPILIHCAAGARASGIALIANAIQDGLTDEQITQKAAELGISLEQPHLKQFLLEK; encoded by the coding sequence ATGACCAATACTAAAAAGATTAGTGATGATTTGAGTGCGGCTGGACAAATCACACCAGAGCAATTACAACAAGCTGCATCTGAGGGTTTTAAATCTGTGATAAATTTGCGATCGCCTGATGAGCAAGGTTTTTTGAGTGACGAACAGCAGCAAGCAGAAGCAGCTGGATTAAAATATGCCAATGTCCCTTTAAAACCTACAGAACCAAATCACGAGTTAACCAAGGCAGCACTTGAGGAAATTGCTGATTTACCTAAGCCGATATTAATTCACTGTGCAGCTGGTGCTAGAGCATCGGGAATTGCCTTGATTGCCAATGCGATTCAAGATGGTTTGACTGATGAGCAAATCACTCAAAAAGCCGCCGAGTTAGGAATTAGTCTAGAACAACCACACCTGAAGCAATTTTTATTGGAAAAATAA
- a CDS encoding CHASE2 domain-containing protein gives MISGILQYLRTALTQNQDYRDTLTKIHWWRMVVVTGVGVTALVWGMRELKWLQPWELKAYDQMLRSRPPEPPDPRLLIVTITEEDVEKFKWPLSDATINQLLTKLESYQPRVIGLNIYRSDQKNLAAGIANKKNIIATCLLSSQGRLEISPPPNFPVDNVGYNDLLSDNQEDQIVRRSLLFAEPTNSNKCATQFSFAGLMAIIYLEKQGINVDFQEKYFHLGKTTFPILTANSGSYVGTDAAGYQTLLNYRHPDHLAQTVTLSQIFNNQVNPNWVKDKLVIIGTTATSIYPGVYTPYSASPNHPTRTSNLFIHGQITSQILSTVLDGRPLIWYWPEWLEIIWVLAWSLLGSVLGWWWRHPLMLLVVGGVVLASLGGICAGLFLLAAWIPLIPPATAFVFSSVGMLVYTAYNTQKQTKLIIQQVEQQQEAIAQLNILLQETTSATEATKIIDQHTHTAAIVAQPEKRTGDLLLGGRYQISRVLGAGGFGRTYLAKDTQRPGSPTCVVKQLMPARRDPKFLEVARRLFNTEAEILEALGKHPQIPALLAYFEDQQEFYLVEEYIAGHTLHEELAPVHSAKTENFVIEMLKGVLEVLAFVHEHRVIHRDIKPQNIIRSNQDNRLVLIDFGAVKLMQPPTSEQTELPTVAIGTRGYAPPEQFAGHPRLSSDIYALGMMGIQAITGILPQELQPDPDTGNIMWQPTAQISDELRIILDKMVRYHFSDRYQSAAAVLQDLNQITDK, from the coding sequence GTGATTAGTGGAATATTACAATACCTGCGAACTGCCTTAACCCAAAATCAAGATTATCGTGACACCTTGACGAAGATTCACTGGTGGCGAATGGTTGTCGTTACTGGTGTGGGAGTTACTGCGTTGGTGTGGGGAATGCGGGAACTAAAGTGGTTGCAACCTTGGGAGTTAAAAGCTTATGATCAAATGTTGCGATCGCGCCCTCCAGAACCACCAGATCCGCGACTATTAATAGTTACAATTACGGAAGAAGATGTAGAAAAATTCAAATGGCCGTTATCTGATGCCACAATCAATCAGTTATTAACTAAACTTGAGTCTTATCAACCCCGCGTTATTGGTTTAAATATTTATCGCTCAGATCAAAAAAATCTTGCGGCTGGAATTGCTAATAAAAAGAACATTATCGCTACTTGTTTATTAAGCAGTCAAGGTAGATTAGAAATTTCGCCACCGCCAAATTTTCCTGTTGATAATGTTGGTTATAACGATTTACTTTCTGATAATCAGGAAGACCAAATTGTTCGCCGGAGTTTATTATTTGCCGAACCGACTAATAGCAATAAATGTGCAACCCAATTTTCCTTTGCTGGTTTAATGGCGATTATTTATTTAGAAAAACAAGGGATAAATGTAGATTTTCAAGAAAAATATTTTCATCTGGGTAAAACCACTTTCCCTATCCTCACTGCTAATTCTGGTAGTTATGTTGGGACAGATGCGGCAGGTTATCAAACATTATTAAATTATCGCCATCCCGATCACCTAGCGCAAACAGTTACTCTTTCTCAAATTTTTAACAATCAAGTTAATCCCAACTGGGTCAAAGATAAGTTAGTCATTATTGGTACGACTGCTACTAGTATTTATCCGGGGGTATACACTCCCTACAGTGCTTCACCAAACCATCCCACCAGAACATCAAATTTATTCATTCATGGCCAGATAACCAGTCAAATTCTCAGTACAGTGTTAGATGGTAGACCATTAATTTGGTATTGGCCTGAGTGGCTGGAAATAATCTGGGTGTTGGCTTGGTCTTTGCTAGGTAGCGTTTTAGGCTGGTGGTGGCGACATCCGCTAATGCTGTTGGTTGTGGGAGGTGTAGTCCTCGCTAGTTTGGGAGGAATTTGTGCGGGTTTATTTTTACTTGCTGCTTGGATACCCTTAATTCCCCCAGCGACGGCCTTTGTATTTAGTAGTGTGGGGATGTTGGTTTACACAGCGTATAACACCCAAAAGCAAACTAAATTAATTATTCAGCAAGTTGAACAACAACAAGAAGCGATCGCTCAACTAAATATTCTCTTACAAGAAACTACCTCTGCTACAGAAGCCACGAAAATTATTGACCAACATACCCACACAGCAGCCATAGTTGCACAACCCGAAAAAAGAACTGGAGATTTACTGTTGGGTGGCCGCTACCAAATTTCCAGAGTGTTGGGCGCTGGCGGATTTGGTCGCACTTATTTAGCCAAAGATACTCAGCGTCCGGGTAGTCCTACTTGTGTTGTCAAACAATTAATGCCGGCACGTCGAGACCCAAAATTTTTAGAAGTCGCCCGCAGATTATTTAATACCGAAGCCGAAATCTTAGAAGCTTTAGGCAAACATCCCCAAATCCCCGCCTTGCTTGCTTATTTTGAAGACCAACAGGAATTTTATTTAGTCGAAGAGTACATTGCTGGCCATACACTCCACGAAGAATTAGCCCCTGTACATAGCGCAAAAACCGAAAATTTTGTGATTGAAATGCTCAAAGGTGTATTAGAAGTTTTAGCATTTGTCCATGAACATCGAGTAATTCACAGAGATATTAAACCCCAAAATATTATTAGAAGTAATCAAGATAACCGCTTAGTTTTAATTGATTTTGGTGCAGTTAAATTAATGCAACCACCAACTAGCGAACAAACAGAATTGCCCACAGTTGCTATTGGCACCAGAGGCTATGCACCACCAGAACAATTTGCCGGACATCCGCGCTTATCTAGTGATATTTATGCTTTGGGGATGATGGGAATTCAAGCAATTACTGGTATTTTACCCCAAGAATTACAACCAGACCCAGACACAGGTAATATTATGTGGCAACCCACAGCCCAAATTAGTGACGAACTCAGAATAATTTTAGATAAAATGGTACGCTATCATTTTAGCGATCGCTATCAATCAGCCGCCGCAGTCCTCCAAGATTTAAATCAAATCACCGACAAATAA
- a CDS encoding GTPase family protein: MTEQPNTNLPSADSQSTNEPPGGQTQSANNDWKNRITGIWQKATSSLMQFLPVEQVSQTVVEWYSVSEAQVAEILEAVRAELPTTEALLIGKPQAGKSSIVRGLTGVSAEIIGQGFRPHTQHTERYAYPSNDLPLLIFTDTVGLGDVNQETQIIIQELLGDLQKASRGARVLILTVKINDFATDTLRKIAQNLRQQYPDIPCLLAVTCLHEVYPVDVVDHPAYPPNYDEVQRAFGEIQQAFSGLCDRAVLIDFTLEEDGYNPVFYGLEEFRDALAELLPEAEARAINQLLSQGVGQQIGNIYRDAGRRYMLTFSIMAATLAAIPLPFATMPVLTALQVSMVGLLGKLYGQTITPSQAGGIVSAIAGGFFAQAIGRELVKIIPGFGSAIAASWAAAYTWSLGEAACVYFGDVMGGKKPDPQKIQSVMQAEFQAAKERFRGIKR, encoded by the coding sequence ATGACTGAGCAACCTAACACTAATTTGCCATCAGCAGATTCTCAATCTACCAATGAACCGCCTGGAGGTCAAACGCAGTCGGCTAATAATGATTGGAAAAACCGCATTACAGGGATCTGGCAAAAAGCTACATCTAGTTTGATGCAGTTTCTACCTGTGGAACAAGTATCGCAGACTGTGGTTGAATGGTATAGTGTCAGCGAAGCTCAGGTAGCAGAGATTTTAGAAGCTGTCCGCGCTGAACTGCCAACTACAGAAGCTTTGTTAATTGGTAAACCCCAAGCTGGTAAAAGTTCGATTGTGCGGGGACTAACTGGAGTTTCAGCAGAAATTATCGGACAAGGTTTTCGCCCCCATACCCAACATACTGAACGTTACGCCTATCCTTCTAATGATTTACCGTTGCTGATTTTTACCGATACGGTGGGGTTAGGAGATGTTAATCAGGAAACTCAAATCATCATTCAAGAGTTGTTGGGTGATTTACAAAAGGCTAGTCGCGGTGCGAGGGTGTTAATCCTCACTGTCAAGATTAATGATTTTGCCACGGATACGTTGCGAAAAATTGCCCAAAACCTACGTCAACAATATCCTGATATTCCCTGTTTACTGGCGGTGACTTGCTTACACGAAGTTTATCCTGTGGATGTGGTAGATCATCCAGCGTATCCACCAAATTATGATGAAGTTCAACGCGCTTTTGGGGAAATTCAGCAAGCCTTTAGTGGATTGTGCGATCGCGCCGTGCTGATCGACTTTACTTTAGAAGAAGATGGTTACAATCCGGTATTTTATGGTTTAGAAGAGTTTCGAGATGCTTTAGCAGAATTGTTGCCAGAAGCAGAAGCCCGCGCGATTAATCAGTTATTATCACAGGGAGTAGGTCAACAAATTGGTAATATCTACCGTGATGCAGGAAGGCGGTATATGTTGACTTTTTCAATTATGGCAGCAACATTAGCAGCCATACCTTTACCATTTGCAACCATGCCTGTGTTAACAGCATTGCAAGTATCGATGGTAGGACTGTTAGGTAAATTATACGGGCAAACCATCACACCATCACAAGCAGGCGGGATTGTGAGTGCGATCGCCGGTGGATTTTTCGCCCAAGCAATTGGACGGGAGTTAGTCAAAATTATCCCTGGTTTTGGCAGTGCGATCGCGGCTTCTTGGGCGGCGGCTTATACTTGGTCTTTAGGTGAAGCAGCTTGTGTTTATTTTGGCGATGTGATGGGTGGGAAAAAACCTGATCCACAAAAAATCCAATCTGTAATGCAAGCCGAGTTTCAAGCCGCGAAAGAAAGGTTTAGGGGGATTAAGCGGTGA
- a CDS encoding DUF2808 domain-containing protein: MKYIINAMKSTAILSKALLVASFGICILPVSKTYAVDASTTYNQTSAAAATYYFTVAIPASGAEPLQQVTLTQIQGREDIEYDIRQSRAFVERSDRTSKNLPISSVSNSTENGSVTIQFAQPLPTGTTVKIALKPYRNPIYEGVYLFDLKAATANQNTESQSLGVARLQFYPND, translated from the coding sequence ATGAAATATATTATTAATGCCATGAAAAGTACTGCTATTTTGTCTAAAGCTTTGTTGGTTGCTAGTTTTGGAATATGTATACTACCTGTTTCCAAAACCTATGCCGTTGATGCCAGCACTACATATAATCAAACGAGTGCAGCAGCAGCAACTTATTACTTCACTGTTGCCATACCTGCTTCTGGGGCAGAACCTCTACAACAAGTGACGCTGACGCAGATTCAAGGCAGGGAAGATATTGAGTATGATATCAGACAGAGTAGAGCTTTTGTGGAAAGGAGCGATCGCACAAGCAAAAATCTGCCTATTTCTTCGGTAAGTAACTCAACTGAAAACGGTTCAGTAACAATTCAATTCGCGCAGCCTTTACCAACAGGCACAACAGTAAAAATTGCTCTCAAACCGTACCGTAATCCTATTTATGAGGGAGTTTATTTATTTGATCTCAAGGCTGCTACTGCAAATCAGAATACAGAAAGTCAATCTCTTGGTGTAGCTCGCTTACAATTTTACCCAAACGACTAA
- a CDS encoding ABC transporter ATP-binding protein, with product MTRLTGSTDLSESPASSPQAVILETQGLTRYFGKAVAVNDLSITVEQGEVFGLLGPNGAGKSTAIKMLTTLLPLSAGRATIAGYDVTHQAAAVRRLFGYVPQALSADGSLTGYENLLIFAKLYDIPIKYRQRRIREVLDFMGLQTAAHRLVRNYSGGMIRKLEIAQSIMHQPKILFLDEPTVGLDPIARTQVWQLVQQLRTDYGTTIFLTTHFLEEADSLCNKVTIMQQGRVVITGAPSNLKASLGKPNATLDDVFIHYTGDQLTSGVNYSDTARTRRTAQRLG from the coding sequence GTGACTAGACTTACAGGAAGCACTGATTTGTCGGAATCTCCTGCTAGTAGCCCTCAAGCAGTGATTTTAGAAACGCAAGGATTGACGCGTTACTTTGGTAAAGCAGTCGCCGTCAATGATTTGAGTATCACAGTAGAACAAGGCGAAGTATTTGGCTTACTCGGCCCTAATGGAGCAGGTAAAAGCACAGCCATCAAGATGTTGACTACGCTATTGCCTCTAAGTGCAGGCAGAGCAACTATAGCTGGCTACGATGTAACTCATCAGGCTGCTGCTGTTAGAAGGCTATTTGGCTATGTACCTCAAGCACTTTCTGCGGATGGCAGTCTGACAGGGTACGAAAACCTCTTAATCTTTGCCAAGCTCTACGATATTCCTATTAAATATAGGCAAAGGCGTATCCGAGAAGTGCTAGATTTCATGGGTTTGCAAACTGCCGCCCATCGTTTAGTGCGTAACTATTCTGGTGGCATGATTCGCAAACTAGAAATTGCCCAATCTATCATGCACCAACCCAAGATTTTGTTCTTAGATGAACCGACTGTCGGGTTAGATCCCATTGCTCGGACTCAAGTATGGCAACTTGTACAGCAACTGCGTACAGATTACGGTACAACCATATTTTTAACTACTCACTTTTTAGAAGAAGCCGATAGTCTGTGTAACAAAGTGACGATTATGCAGCAAGGCCGAGTTGTGATTACAGGCGCACCCAGTAATTTAAAAGCTTCGTTGGGTAAGCCAAATGCAACCTTAGATGATGTCTTTATTCATTACACAGGCGATCAATTAACATCAGGAGTTAACTACAGTGATACAGCCAGAACCAGACGTACAGCTCAACGGTTGGGTTAA
- a CDS encoding S66 peptidase family protein: protein MKRRKFITTCGLTTLATQIPLAGVQGKLSPNTIIKPPHLKAGDTVGLISPAGVIDAEDLANAKRSLTELGLNIKLGNHILDRYGYLAGTDANRANDVNAMFADSSVNAIMTMRGGWGCNRILPLLNYAQIRTHPKIIMGFSDITALVLAIYARSRVLTFHGPNATSNWNEFTVDYAKRILFDGEAITMQNLKTEDIQFETIASGKATGKLIGGNLSVIAAMVGSPYLPAWHKSILFVEDVREDVYRIDRMLTQLKNAGILNQISGFIFGRCTDCSIGDEPSFKLTQVLREHIIPLKIPAWYGSMIGHIKDKFTLPIGLNVEIDADAGTIKMLESAVVRGDE, encoded by the coding sequence TTGAAACGACGCAAATTTATTACCACCTGTGGTTTAACCACCTTAGCTACACAGATACCTCTGGCTGGAGTTCAAGGTAAACTATCGCCAAACACCATCATCAAGCCACCCCACCTAAAAGCGGGAGATACGGTAGGATTAATTTCTCCGGCTGGTGTCATTGATGCGGAAGATTTAGCCAATGCCAAGCGATCGCTCACCGAATTAGGATTGAATATTAAATTAGGAAACCATATTTTAGATAGGTATGGCTATTTAGCTGGTACAGATGCTAACCGCGCCAATGATGTAAATGCGATGTTTGCAGATAGTTCCGTCAACGCCATTATGACTATGCGCGGCGGTTGGGGTTGTAATCGCATCTTACCTTTACTGAACTACGCCCAGATTCGCACCCATCCTAAAATTATCATGGGGTTTAGTGATATTACTGCTTTAGTGTTGGCTATTTATGCCCGTAGTCGAGTCCTGACTTTTCACGGGCCGAATGCCACATCTAATTGGAATGAGTTTACTGTAGATTATGCCAAGCGCATCTTATTTGATGGCGAAGCAATCACAATGCAGAATCTTAAAACTGAAGATATACAATTTGAGACGATTGCATCAGGCAAAGCCACAGGTAAATTAATAGGTGGTAACTTATCAGTGATAGCAGCAATGGTAGGTTCGCCTTATCTACCTGCTTGGCACAAAAGTATTTTATTTGTGGAAGATGTCAGAGAAGATGTTTATCGCATAGACCGAATGTTAACTCAGCTAAAAAACGCTGGGATTCTCAATCAAATTTCTGGTTTTATCTTTGGTAGATGCACCGACTGTAGCATCGGCGATGAACCATCTTTTAAATTAACTCAAGTCTTACGCGAACATATCATCCCCTTAAAAATTCCCGCTTGGTATGGTTCAATGATTGGTCATATCAAAGATAAATTTACATTACCAATTGGTTTGAATGTCGAAATAGATGCCGATGCTGGCACAATTAAAATGTTGGAATCGGCTGTGGTGAGAGGGGATGAGTAA
- a CDS encoding NADPH-dependent oxidoreductase codes for MSDRTDLLNLRYGIDAFNAEIRWNETISNLLSHRSIRAYLSEPLPPNTLETLVAAAQSASTSSNLQTWSLVAVEDAQRKEKLSQLANNQAHIRQCPLFLVWLADLARLAYIAESQGLPHEGLNYLEMFLVAAIDAALAAQNAVVAAESLGLGTVYIGALRNHPEAVAEVLNLPPHVVAVFGLCVGYADSSVNAEIKPRLPQAAILHRETYQLEKQEQEIAFYNEIMKQFYDSQKMNVPGDWSEHSAKRIAFVESLSGRDKLRQVLNNLGFELR; via the coding sequence ATGAGCGATCGCACTGATTTACTCAATCTTCGTTATGGTATAGATGCTTTCAATGCAGAGATTCGTTGGAATGAGACTATATCTAATTTATTATCTCATCGTTCGATTCGCGCTTATTTAAGCGAGCCATTACCACCAAACACTTTAGAAACTTTAGTAGCAGCAGCGCAGTCTGCATCTACTTCTTCCAATCTCCAAACTTGGAGTTTAGTTGCTGTTGAAGACGCACAACGTAAAGAAAAGTTATCACAGTTAGCAAATAACCAAGCGCACATTCGTCAGTGTCCTTTATTTCTTGTGTGGTTAGCAGATTTAGCGAGATTAGCTTACATCGCCGAAAGTCAAGGATTACCCCATGAAGGTTTAAATTATCTGGAAATGTTTCTGGTGGCGGCTATAGATGCAGCCTTGGCAGCACAAAATGCTGTTGTCGCCGCAGAATCCTTGGGTTTGGGGACTGTTTATATCGGTGCGTTGCGGAATCACCCAGAAGCAGTCGCAGAGGTGTTGAATTTACCGCCTCATGTTGTTGCTGTGTTCGGGTTGTGTGTTGGTTATGCAGATTCATCGGTAAATGCGGAAATTAAACCACGTTTACCCCAAGCGGCGATATTGCATCGGGAGACTTATCAATTAGAAAAACAAGAACAGGAAATTGCGTTTTATAACGAAATTATGAAACAATTTTATGATTCGCAAAAGATGAATGTTCCTGGTGATTGGTCAGAACACTCAGCTAAACGAATCGCGTTTGTGGAATCTTTATCGGGACGCGACAAATTGCGACAAGTTTTGAACAATTTGGGGTTTGAGTTGCGTTAG
- a CDS encoding D-2-hydroxyacid dehydrogenase, with the protein MKLILPIEVADEIQPHLPKDTQIVRADVDGNIDGDATDAEVYFSWLYYIKPTTLQKVLDSAPKLRWHQATNAGVNNILTPQYLEREIILTNGAGLHAIPIAEFVLAYMLSYAKNFLKLHELQAQKSWQRSFRNEELLDKTLLIIGAGGIGQEIAKRAKAFGLKIFGSRRNPQPLPNFDKVVGANEWKALLGEAHYVVIATPLTKETKGLIDAEVFSLMRPDAYLINIARGAIVDEAELIKALQTGTIAGAALDTVFTEPLPPESPLWNQPNIFITPHCSGHSPQTKERAISLFLDNFTRYYSGKPMRNIVDKGAGY; encoded by the coding sequence GTGAAGCTAATTCTACCGATAGAAGTTGCTGATGAGATTCAGCCGCATCTACCTAAAGATACACAAATTGTCCGAGCAGATGTTGATGGCAATATTGATGGTGATGCTACAGATGCGGAAGTATATTTCAGTTGGTTGTATTATATTAAGCCTACAACTTTACAGAAGGTTTTAGATTCAGCACCTAAATTACGTTGGCATCAAGCCACAAATGCGGGTGTCAATAACATTCTGACACCACAGTATTTAGAACGTGAAATTATCCTAACTAACGGTGCGGGGCTTCATGCTATTCCTATAGCAGAATTTGTCCTCGCTTATATGTTGTCTTACGCTAAAAATTTTCTAAAACTGCATGAATTACAAGCTCAAAAGAGTTGGCAAAGAAGTTTTAGAAACGAAGAACTGCTAGATAAAACATTATTAATTATTGGTGCAGGTGGCATTGGACAAGAAATTGCCAAGCGTGCGAAAGCTTTTGGTTTAAAAATTTTTGGTAGTCGCCGTAATCCGCAACCATTACCTAACTTTGATAAAGTGGTAGGTGCAAATGAGTGGAAAGCACTCTTAGGGGAAGCTCACTATGTGGTGATTGCTACACCTCTGACAAAAGAAACTAAAGGACTAATTGATGCAGAAGTATTCAGCCTCATGCGTCCCGATGCTTATCTGATTAATATTGCCCGTGGTGCAATTGTTGATGAAGCTGAACTTATCAAAGCATTGCAGACAGGTACAATTGCTGGTGCAGCTTTAGATACAGTATTTACAGAACCGCTACCTCCAGAAAGCCCTTTGTGGAATCAACCAAATATTTTTATTACACCCCACTGTTCTGGTCATTCTCCTCAAACTAAAGAGCGAGCAATTTCACTATTTCTTGATAATTTTACACGCTACTATAGTGGTAAACCCATGCGGAATATTGTAGATAAAGGCGCTGGTTATTAA
- a CDS encoding sulfonate ABC transporter substrate-binding protein yields MINFIFYKISTALKRFWFSYVVRQHKFFSVVPLSVAGAFITGLCLSLLFAACTTQNTSNTTNVSANNSTQNKATLVRFGYQKSAILLKSKGLLEKRLQPEGVSVEWIEFPAGPQLLEAMNVGSIDIGHTGESPPIFAQAAGAAITYIAGIIPSPANSAILVPQNSAIKTVNDLKGKKIAFQKGSSAHYLLVQILEKYGLKYSDIQPIYLPPADARAAFVKGSIDAWSIWDPFYAAAEESANARVLIDGAGINKQGGYYLASQKFANQQPEIIKAILEEIQSLETWSAQNRDEVATTLAPILGIDLETMKKSTNRRNFGIRPITQELITLQQQVADKFYELKLIPKPIDVKQAMLTPEQYAAFSPKTLNN; encoded by the coding sequence ATGATTAATTTTATCTTTTACAAAATTTCTACAGCATTAAAGAGGTTTTGGTTTTCTTATGTTGTACGTCAACATAAATTCTTCTCTGTTGTACCTCTTTCTGTAGCTGGTGCTTTTATTACTGGCTTATGTCTCAGCTTGCTATTTGCCGCTTGCACAACACAGAATACAAGTAATACTACTAATGTATCTGCTAATAACTCTACTCAAAATAAAGCAACATTAGTTAGATTTGGCTATCAAAAATCAGCAATTCTCTTAAAAAGTAAAGGACTTTTAGAAAAGCGACTACAACCTGAAGGCGTATCTGTTGAATGGATTGAATTTCCGGCTGGGCCACAGCTTTTAGAAGCAATGAATGTTGGCAGTATCGATATAGGTCATACAGGAGAATCACCACCAATTTTTGCCCAAGCTGCTGGTGCTGCTATTACATACATAGCAGGAATTATCCCTAGTCCTGCTAATTCAGCGATTCTTGTGCCTCAAAATTCTGCCATCAAAACAGTCAATGACCTCAAAGGAAAAAAGATTGCTTTTCAAAAAGGTTCTAGCGCACATTATCTGCTGGTACAAATATTAGAAAAATATGGTTTGAAATATAGTGATATTCAGCCGATATATTTACCTCCAGCCGATGCGCGTGCAGCCTTTGTCAAAGGTAGTATTGATGCTTGGTCAATTTGGGATCCCTTTTATGCAGCAGCAGAAGAATCAGCTAATGCTCGTGTGTTAATTGATGGTGCAGGAATTAATAAGCAAGGAGGATATTACCTCGCTAGTCAAAAGTTTGCTAACCAGCAACCAGAAATTATTAAAGCAATTCTAGAGGAAATTCAAAGTTTAGAAACATGGTCTGCTCAAAATCGAGATGAAGTTGCGACGACTCTCGCTCCTATTTTGGGTATTGATTTGGAAACCATGAAAAAAAGTACAAATAGAAGAAACTTTGGAATTAGACCAATTACACAAGAATTAATCACTCTCCAGCAGCAAGTCGCAGATAAATTCTATGAACTAAAATTAATTCCCAAACCAATTGATGTGAAACAAGCCATGCTGACACCTGAGCAATATGCAGCTTTTTCACCTAAAACACTCAATAATTAG
- a CDS encoding metal ABC transporter permease has protein sequence MNYPIAELAIANSQDLVSLLQFPFMQRALIGAVLMGILGGLLGSFVTLRQLSFFSHAVGHAALVGVALGVLLQLNPTWMLLPFTLVFGVVVLYFVDKTDLGSDSVLSIVLSGALAIGVILSSLIQGYRGNLMGVLFGDILAIDATDLTLTLLILVGSAIFLFSTLRQQILLTLNPDVAKVQGIPVELYRYAFVVLLSLAVAVAIKAVGVLLVNAFLVIPAATAKLMSQHFSRFLWMSVIVGSISSIVGILVSGIFNLASGPSIVLVQFLLFIAVFVIIKLGWQTA, from the coding sequence ATGAATTACCCCATTGCAGAGTTAGCCATTGCTAACAGTCAAGATTTGGTGAGTTTATTACAATTCCCCTTTATGCAACGGGCGCTGATTGGTGCGGTGTTGATGGGTATACTGGGAGGCTTACTAGGTAGCTTTGTCACTTTACGACAATTATCATTTTTTAGTCATGCCGTTGGTCATGCGGCTTTAGTTGGTGTAGCCTTGGGTGTGCTGCTACAGTTAAATCCTACTTGGATGTTACTGCCCTTTACTTTGGTTTTTGGTGTTGTTGTCCTTTACTTTGTCGATAAAACCGATTTAGGCAGTGATAGCGTACTGAGTATAGTTCTTTCTGGCGCGTTGGCGATCGGTGTCATTCTTTCTAGCTTGATTCAGGGATATCGGGGTAACTTGATGGGCGTGCTGTTTGGCGATATTCTCGCTATTGATGCCACCGATTTAACTTTAACCTTACTCATCCTTGTAGGCAGTGCTATATTTTTATTCTCGACTTTGCGCCAGCAAATTTTACTCACCCTCAATCCTGATGTTGCCAAAGTCCAAGGTATTCCCGTGGAATTATATCGTTACGCCTTTGTCGTGCTGCTGTCACTAGCCGTTGCTGTGGCAATAAAAGCCGTGGGAGTTTTACTAGTTAACGCCTTTTTGGTGATACCCGCCGCCACAGCCAAGCTGATGAGTCAGCATTTTAGCCGTTTTTTGTGGATGTCGGTAATTGTTGGTTCCATTAGCAGCATTGTCGGGATTCTCGTTTCCGGGATTTTTAACCTTGCCTCTGGCCCTAGTATTGTACTGGTTCAGTTCTTGCTATTCATAGCTGTGTTCGTTATCATCAAGCTGGGTTGGCAAACTGCTTGA